One Gloeothece verrucosa PCC 7822 DNA window includes the following coding sequences:
- a CDS encoding formylglycine-generating enzyme family protein yields the protein MEFVLISDPGNQRDSKFKFGYVPYLYEIGKYEVTNQDYAQFLNAVAQSDDPYSLYHPNMATGLFGGIDRSFEAGKYTYLAKKGWEKKPVVYISWYDLARLANWYHYGKPCTGRSELGTTEGTQNQGAYDTGFFPKHAQDFVDYGKLPFGRNKKALYWIPNEEEWYKAAYYDPTIKDKRQYWDYPVKTNKLPNNSEPPGDQFSINFFRETFAIGKPDFLTDVDAYPLACSYYGVYDLGGNVWEWLENWRLQYRGSEKVRGLRGGSATYSEIGLHARNTDPGNPSHEKFLWGGRLARAHLTPSGETIYSDSSYTKFKWYRKRIISSLAAIVKKTLRRNKN from the coding sequence ATGGAATTTGTACTCATTAGCGATCCCGGTAATCAACGAGACTCAAAATTTAAATTTGGATATGTTCCTTATCTGTATGAAATCGGTAAATATGAAGTCACCAATCAAGATTATGCACAATTCTTAAATGCTGTGGCTCAAAGCGACGATCCTTATTCTTTATACCACCCCAATATGGCGACAGGTTTGTTTGGGGGAATTGACAGATCGTTTGAAGCTGGAAAATATACTTATTTGGCTAAAAAGGGATGGGAAAAAAAACCTGTGGTTTATATTTCTTGGTATGATTTAGCTCGTCTAGCTAATTGGTATCATTACGGAAAACCCTGTACAGGACGCTCAGAATTAGGAACAACCGAAGGGACACAAAATCAGGGAGCATACGATACCGGTTTTTTCCCAAAACACGCTCAAGATTTTGTCGATTATGGAAAACTTCCTTTTGGGAGAAATAAAAAAGCTCTATACTGGATTCCTAATGAAGAGGAATGGTATAAAGCCGCTTACTACGATCCCACCATAAAAGACAAGAGACAGTATTGGGATTACCCAGTTAAAACCAATAAACTTCCGAATAACTCTGAACCTCCTGGCGATCAATTTTCAATTAACTTTTTTAGAGAAACTTTTGCCATAGGAAAACCGGATTTTTTAACTGATGTAGATGCTTATCCGTTGGCCTGTAGTTATTATGGTGTGTATGATCTAGGGGGAAATGTATGGGAATGGCTAGAGAATTGGCGGCTGCAATACCGAGGATCAGAGAAAGTTAGGGGATTGCGCGGCGGTTCTGCTACTTATAGTGAAATAGGTCTTCACGCTCGCAATACCGATCCGGGGAATCCTTCTCATGAGAAATTTCTTTGGGGAGGAAGACTGGCTAGAGCGCATCTAACGCCTAGCGGCGAGACAATTTATTCCGATAGTTCTTACACAAAATTCAAATGGTATCGAAAAAGAATCATCTCCTCTTTGGCAGCCATCGTCAAGAAAACTCTCCGCAGAAATAAGAATTAA
- a CDS encoding extracellular solute-binding protein, translating into MVRRRSFLLAVGTVALAQILTGCNSDEAAFRVLLLDNSIPSQLIGDFRSSISSKSIFTLESQLKTLLKLLQTWQAKDLSKPNKNSGLPFINKKPAPVPDLVTLGDSWLATAIEQKLISPLEGDLKWQQLPPRWQEIVRRDEQGMVSQQGKIWGAPYRWGTTMIAYRKDNLKKLGWEPKDWGDLWREDVRNRISLLDQPREVIGLTLKKLGYSYNSDNINQIPNLKSDLVALNKQAKFYSSDHYLEPLILGDTWLAVGWSHEIIPLLKNYRDIAAVVPQSGTALWADIWVKPAAVIKPSKFVQDWINFCWQSKSAKEISLFTDAVSPVILELAPENLPQAIRDNPLLLIDKNILEKSDFIKPLPASVEKQYENLWREIRVAISD; encoded by the coding sequence ATGGTTCGTCGTCGTTCTTTTTTATTAGCTGTTGGCACTGTAGCCTTAGCCCAAATCTTAACAGGATGTAATTCAGATGAAGCGGCTTTTAGAGTGTTATTACTCGATAATTCTATCCCTTCTCAATTAATAGGGGACTTTAGGTCTTCGATCTCAAGTAAATCAATTTTTACTTTAGAATCTCAATTAAAAACTCTATTAAAGTTACTACAAACTTGGCAAGCCAAAGACTTGTCAAAACCCAATAAAAATTCCGGGCTACCTTTTATCAATAAAAAACCGGCTCCGGTCCCGGATTTAGTCACATTAGGAGATAGTTGGTTAGCCACAGCGATTGAGCAAAAATTAATTAGTCCTTTAGAAGGAGATTTAAAATGGCAACAGTTGCCGCCTCGTTGGCAAGAAATTGTGCGCCGTGATGAGCAAGGAATGGTTTCTCAACAAGGAAAAATTTGGGGAGCGCCCTATCGTTGGGGAACGACGATGATCGCTTATCGGAAAGATAATTTAAAAAAATTAGGTTGGGAACCGAAAGATTGGGGTGATCTTTGGCGAGAAGATGTTCGTAATCGCATTTCTTTATTAGACCAGCCGCGAGAAGTCATTGGCTTAACCCTTAAAAAGTTAGGGTATTCCTACAACTCGGACAATATTAATCAAATTCCTAATCTTAAATCAGACTTAGTTGCTCTCAATAAACAAGCAAAATTTTATAGTTCTGATCATTATTTAGAACCTTTAATTTTAGGAGATACTTGGTTAGCGGTTGGCTGGTCTCATGAAATTATCCCACTCCTAAAAAATTACCGAGATATAGCCGCAGTAGTTCCCCAATCAGGGACGGCTTTATGGGCTGATATTTGGGTTAAACCGGCGGCGGTGATAAAGCCCTCAAAATTCGTGCAAGATTGGATTAATTTTTGTTGGCAGTCTAAGTCAGCCAAAGAAATTTCTCTATTTACTGATGCGGTTTCGCCAGTTATTCTTGAGCTTGCACCAGAAAATTTACCCCAGGCAATTCGGGATAATCCTTTATTATTAATTGATAAAAATATTTTAGAGAAAAGCGATTTTATTAAACCTCTTCCGGCTTCCGTTGAGAAACAATATGAGAATTTATGGCGGGAAATTAGAGTGGCTATTAGTGATTAG
- a CDS encoding ExbD/TolR family protein encodes MTDTFNNNKTTRSQVRHTHPRPIRVWQDASHGGGEVQVNIVPLIDVIFCILTFFILGAVGLSRQQAIGLDLPKATSGTTEMREMLVVSLDSVGQLYVEKQLVTPNQLEEAIKNYHQYNPQGRLVLHASKDVSYNDVVQVLDMLKKVGGDRVALATLPGEGGSLNPTTPNQNSFPSGTNLPSGSYNYGQQQSPSSFPEGLNGGNSSVPGVPNAPSSNPQSN; translated from the coding sequence ATGACAGACACCTTTAACAACAACAAAACTACACGTTCCCAAGTTCGCCACACCCATCCACGGCCGATCAGAGTATGGCAAGATGCCTCTCACGGAGGAGGGGAGGTACAAGTCAATATTGTGCCTTTGATTGATGTTATTTTCTGCATTTTGACATTTTTTATTTTAGGAGCCGTAGGGCTTTCCCGACAGCAGGCCATCGGGTTAGATTTGCCAAAAGCGACATCAGGAACCACTGAAATGCGGGAAATGTTGGTGGTTAGTCTAGATAGCGTTGGTCAACTGTATGTAGAAAAACAATTAGTCACGCCCAATCAGCTAGAAGAAGCCATTAAAAACTATCATCAATATAATCCCCAAGGGCGATTAGTCCTCCATGCTTCCAAAGATGTCAGCTACAATGATGTGGTGCAAGTGCTGGATATGTTGAAGAAAGTGGGAGGGGATCGGGTAGCTTTAGCCACTTTACCGGGCGAGGGGGGGTCTTTGAATCCAACAACGCCAAATCAAAATTCTTTCCCTTCAGGAACTAATCTTCCTAGTGGATCTTACAATTACGGACAACAACAATCACCCTCATCTTTCCCAGAAGGCTTAAATGGTGGAAATTCTAGTGTGCCGGGTGTTCCCAACGCTCCAAGCAGCAATCCTCAAAGCAATTAA
- a CDS encoding MotA/TolQ/ExbB proton channel family protein, which translates to MWPLLFLSILALSTIIERIWFWSRVLLKQGQVLNRIMDSAARSWEMTPKIARDYRRHPLGEYLYAPLKLNNPDPDLFHLALETAADDQLNTMRRGDKLLEAVVALAPLLGLLGTVLGLIKSLSNIQLSDLGTSSTAGVTLGISESLISTAAGLIVAISSLAFYRIFQALWFNEMRVFRKSGSDLELIYRQRWMALEDNRIPMNSNLETSETVDN; encoded by the coding sequence ATGTGGCCTCTATTATTTCTGTCTATTTTGGCTTTAAGTACCATTATTGAACGCATTTGGTTTTGGAGCCGGGTTTTACTCAAACAAGGACAGGTTTTGAATCGGATCATGGATAGCGCGGCGCGCAGTTGGGAGATGACCCCAAAAATCGCCCGAGACTATCGTCGTCATCCGTTGGGAGAATATCTTTATGCTCCTTTAAAATTAAATAATCCAGACCCCGATTTATTTCATCTAGCTTTAGAAACAGCCGCCGATGATCAATTAAACACCATGCGTCGGGGAGATAAACTTTTAGAGGCAGTGGTTGCTTTGGCTCCTCTGTTAGGATTATTGGGAACGGTATTAGGTCTGATTAAATCTCTCAGTAATATCCAGTTGAGTGATTTGGGGACATCTTCCACAGCCGGGGTGACTTTAGGGATTAGTGAATCTTTAATTTCTACGGCTGCAGGACTGATTGTAGCCATTAGCAGTTTAGCCTTCTATCGTATTTTTCAAGCGCTTTGGTTTAATGAAATGCGAGTTTTTCGTAAATCTGGCAGCGATTTAGAATTAATCTATCGTCAACGCTGGATGGCTCTCGAAGATAACCGAATCCCGATGAATTCTAATTTAGAAACCAGTGAAACCGTAGACAATTAA